In Salinibacterium sp. ZJ70, one DNA window encodes the following:
- a CDS encoding acetaldehyde dehydrogenase (acetylating), producing the protein MTKATAAIVGSGNIGTDLMYKLMRSENIELKWMIGIDPDSDGLRRAADLGLMTSAEGVDWLLRQDPLPDMVFEATSAYAHAASAPRYEELGIIAVDLTPAAVGPAVVPAVNEGEHLERRNVSLITCGGQATIPIVAAVSRVVPVEYAEIVASVSSPSAGPGTRANIDEFTRTTSRGIETIGGAKRGKAIIILNPAKPPMLMRDTVFCQIPDDADQDAITQSILKTVADVAEYVPGYRLRAEPQYAPADPETLSPARVAVFLEVEGAGDYLPAYAGNLDIMTAAATRAGERLAAQIISTREA; encoded by the coding sequence ATGACTAAGGCGACTGCCGCGATCGTCGGATCGGGCAACATCGGCACCGATCTGATGTACAAGCTCATGCGGTCCGAGAACATCGAGCTGAAGTGGATGATCGGCATCGACCCCGACAGCGACGGCCTTCGCCGCGCTGCCGACCTCGGCCTCATGACCTCGGCGGAGGGGGTGGACTGGCTTCTGCGGCAGGACCCGCTGCCCGACATGGTGTTTGAAGCGACCTCCGCCTACGCTCATGCGGCGAGTGCGCCCCGATATGAGGAGCTCGGCATCATCGCCGTCGACCTCACGCCCGCGGCGGTAGGCCCTGCTGTTGTTCCGGCGGTGAACGAGGGGGAGCACCTCGAGCGCCGCAACGTGAGCCTCATCACGTGCGGCGGACAGGCGACGATCCCGATCGTCGCGGCCGTCTCGCGGGTGGTCCCGGTGGAGTACGCCGAGATCGTCGCGAGCGTGTCGTCCCCGTCTGCTGGCCCGGGAACCCGGGCCAACATCGACGAGTTCACCCGCACCACCTCGCGCGGCATCGAGACGATCGGCGGCGCGAAGCGCGGCAAGGCGATCATCATCCTGAACCCGGCGAAGCCGCCGATGCTCATGCGCGACACCGTGTTCTGCCAGATCCCCGACGATGCCGACCAGGATGCGATCACGCAGTCGATCCTGAAGACGGTCGCCGATGTGGCCGAATATGTGCCCGGATACCGGCTTCGTGCGGAGCCCCAGTACGCCCCGGCGGACCCGGAGACTCTGTCGCCAGCCCGCGTGGCCGTGTTCCTCGAAGTCGAGGGCGCGGGCGACTACCTGCCGGCCTACGCCGGGAACCTCGACATCATGACCGCCGCGGCCACCCGTGCGGGGGAGCGCCTGGCGGCGCAGATCATCTCGACCCGGGAGGCATGA
- the dmpG gene encoding 4-hydroxy-2-oxovalerate aldolase — protein sequence MPFSDTLDFRITDSSLRDGSHAMRHMFTHEQVRDVVRGLDDAGVPVIEVSHGDGLGGSSFNYGFGATYDLDLISTAVETATRAKIAFLMLPGLGVKDDILTAADRGAAICRIATHATEADVAAQHFGLARERGLETVGFLMMSHSVSPEELAKQARIMADAGCQCVYVVDSAGALVLDDVSDRVSALVAELGSDAQVGFHGHENLALAVANSIIAYRAGAVQIDACTRRLGAGAGNTPTEALAVVAERLGLKTGVDPVKMMDVAEDVVRPIMFDDCKLDRLALTMGYAGVYSSFLKHAERQAERYGVSGALVLREAGRRGLVGGQEDQLIEIAASMASGKLPA from the coding sequence ATGCCCTTTTCCGACACTCTCGACTTCCGCATCACGGACTCGTCGCTGCGCGATGGATCCCATGCGATGCGTCACATGTTCACGCATGAGCAGGTGCGCGATGTGGTGCGAGGCCTCGACGACGCCGGTGTGCCGGTCATCGAGGTCAGCCACGGTGACGGCCTGGGCGGGTCGTCGTTCAACTACGGCTTCGGCGCGACCTACGATCTCGATCTGATCTCGACGGCGGTCGAGACCGCGACGCGCGCCAAGATCGCATTCCTCATGCTCCCGGGCCTCGGCGTGAAGGACGACATCCTCACCGCCGCCGACCGCGGGGCAGCCATCTGCCGGATCGCGACGCACGCCACCGAGGCGGATGTCGCGGCGCAGCACTTCGGTCTCGCGCGTGAGCGTGGGCTCGAGACGGTGGGCTTCCTGATGATGTCGCACAGTGTCTCGCCCGAGGAGCTGGCGAAGCAGGCGCGCATCATGGCCGATGCGGGCTGCCAGTGCGTGTACGTGGTGGACTCCGCGGGGGCACTGGTGCTCGATGACGTCTCGGACCGGGTCTCGGCTCTCGTGGCGGAGCTGGGCTCGGATGCGCAAGTGGGCTTCCACGGGCACGAGAACCTCGCGCTCGCCGTGGCGAACTCGATCATCGCGTATCGGGCGGGTGCCGTGCAGATCGATGCGTGCACGCGACGGCTCGGCGCGGGCGCGGGTAACACCCCCACCGAGGCGCTCGCCGTGGTGGCGGAGCGGCTCGGCCTGAAGACCGGGGTGGATCCGGTGAAGATGATGGACGTCGCCGAGGATGTGGTGCGCCCGATCATGTTCGACGACTGCAAGCTCGATCGCCTCGCTCTCACGATGGGCTATGCGGGCGTGTACTCGAGCTTCCTGAAGCACGCGGAGCGTCAGGCGGAGCGTTACGGCGTCTCGGGTGCGCTTGTGCTGCGTGAGGCGGGGCGTCGAGGGCTGGTGGGCGGCCAGGAGGACCAGCTCATCGAGATCGCGGCGTCGATGGCGTCAGGTAAACTACCTGCCTAG
- a CDS encoding SDR family oxidoreductase: MTGMLDGRVAIVTGAGRGLGRAHALELAGQGAHVVVNDLGTSLDGNGASTDPGQSVVEEIIAGGGSAVSNGADISDFDQAAGLVNQAIDAFGQLDILVNNAGFVRDRMLVNADIDEWEAVIRVHLTGHFATMRHAAAYWRQESKEGRQPDARIINTSSGAGLQGSIGQSAYSAAKGGIASLTIVAAAELARYGVTVNALAPSARTRMTEGPFAAQMAAPEDGFDRMDPANVSPVVAWLASADAADVTGRVIEIGGGALTVEHGWRHGRTIDLERRWDACEVGAAVRELIAEGPAPEPVYGT; encoded by the coding sequence ATGACAGGAATGCTCGACGGACGCGTGGCGATCGTGACAGGAGCTGGTCGGGGACTCGGGCGCGCCCACGCGCTCGAGCTCGCCGGACAGGGGGCGCACGTGGTGGTCAACGACCTCGGCACGAGCCTCGACGGCAACGGGGCCTCCACCGACCCCGGCCAGAGCGTGGTCGAGGAGATCATCGCCGGGGGAGGCAGCGCGGTCTCCAACGGCGCGGACATCTCCGACTTCGACCAGGCCGCCGGCCTCGTGAACCAGGCGATCGATGCGTTCGGCCAGCTCGACATCCTCGTCAACAACGCCGGGTTCGTGCGCGACCGGATGCTCGTCAACGCCGACATCGACGAGTGGGAAGCCGTGATCCGCGTGCACCTCACCGGCCACTTCGCCACGATGCGCCATGCGGCGGCGTACTGGCGACAGGAGTCGAAGGAGGGTCGCCAGCCCGACGCGCGTATTATCAACACCTCCTCGGGTGCCGGACTCCAGGGATCGATCGGACAGTCCGCGTATTCCGCAGCGAAGGGCGGGATCGCGAGCCTCACGATCGTGGCCGCCGCCGAGCTCGCGCGGTACGGGGTCACTGTCAACGCGCTCGCTCCCTCGGCCCGCACCCGCATGACCGAGGGGCCGTTCGCCGCTCAGATGGCGGCGCCCGAGGACGGGTTCGACCGCATGGACCCAGCCAACGTCTCGCCCGTGGTCGCCTGGCTCGCGAGCGCCGACGCGGCCGACGTCACCGGACGGGTCATCGAGATCGGCGGCGGCGCGCTCACGGTCGAGCACGGATGGCGTCACGGCCGCACCATCGACCTCGAGCGCCGCTGGGATGCGTGCGAGGTCGGAGCCGCCGTCCGAGAGCTCATCGCCGAAGGCCCCGCTCCCGAACCGGTGTACGGCACGTGA
- a CDS encoding MaoC/PaaZ C-terminal domain-containing protein produces the protein MSAADWIGRDLGTRVVAYTEYDAILYALAVGAPADRLDLVFEDQLRVLPTFGLTLAQWAPDVLAHAGAFDSRSVHGAQTLTVHRPLPRSGELELCARVSGVWDKGAAAIFEIDVQCAEFTARWSIFAPGAGGFGGDRGPARTPAVEAPVTAEVELPLAPNMAALYRLTGDRHHIHIDPAAASRIGQDKPIMQGLCTLAAAVLRLADASDAHPAELTRLEGRFTGPALPGDVLRIRQQGEGHFDVASPAGSPVISDGKAVFS, from the coding sequence GTGAGCGCCGCGGACTGGATCGGCCGCGACCTCGGCACGCGCGTCGTGGCGTACACCGAGTACGACGCGATCCTGTACGCGCTCGCCGTGGGCGCGCCCGCCGATCGACTCGACCTCGTCTTCGAGGACCAGCTGCGCGTGCTCCCGACCTTCGGGCTCACCCTCGCGCAGTGGGCGCCCGACGTCCTCGCGCACGCGGGCGCCTTCGACAGCCGATCCGTGCATGGCGCGCAGACGCTCACCGTGCATCGGCCGCTGCCGCGATCGGGTGAGCTGGAGCTGTGCGCGCGCGTCTCGGGCGTGTGGGACAAGGGGGCGGCGGCGATCTTCGAGATCGATGTCCAGTGCGCCGAGTTCACCGCGCGATGGTCGATCTTTGCCCCGGGCGCGGGAGGCTTCGGAGGCGACCGCGGTCCCGCGCGCACGCCGGCTGTCGAGGCCCCGGTCACCGCCGAAGTCGAATTGCCGCTCGCGCCCAACATGGCGGCGCTGTACCGCCTCACAGGCGACCGCCACCACATCCACATCGACCCGGCGGCGGCATCGCGCATCGGGCAGGACAAACCCATCATGCAGGGGCTGTGCACTCTCGCCGCGGCGGTGCTGCGACTCGCCGATGCCAGCGACGCGCATCCGGCGGAGCTGACCCGACTCGAGGGCCGATTCACCGGCCCAGCGCTCCCCGGAGACGTGCTGCGCATCCGCCAGCAGGGCGAGGGGCACTTCGACGTCGCCTCGCCCGCCGGCTCTCCCGTCATCAGCGACGGCAAGGCCGTCTTCTCATAG
- a CDS encoding electron transfer flavoprotein subunit beta/FixA family protein produces the protein MKILVFTKEVPDTYGTRALDLHTGLVDRAGGDRVLDEIGERALEAALALRDAGREVEIVVVTMGPDEVAASVRKALAMGADRAIHVSDQELVGADLATTAQVLAAVARRENPDLAIFGNVSTDGAGGVIPVMVAEHLGVGALTALTTLNLDGAEVRGLRVADGAAADVRAALPAVVSITEAFPEARFPNFKGIMAAKKKPYEQFALADLDLAVRIDEPRTILVAVAQKPARTQGTIVVDAGDGGEQLAQFLLSKKLV, from the coding sequence GTGAAGATCCTGGTATTCACCAAGGAGGTTCCCGACACCTACGGAACCCGAGCCCTCGACCTGCACACCGGTCTCGTCGATCGCGCAGGCGGCGACCGCGTGCTCGACGAGATCGGCGAACGCGCGCTCGAGGCAGCACTCGCTCTACGGGACGCGGGACGCGAGGTCGAGATCGTCGTGGTCACCATGGGGCCGGATGAGGTGGCTGCGTCTGTGCGCAAGGCGCTCGCGATGGGTGCCGACCGCGCGATCCACGTGAGCGACCAGGAGCTCGTGGGCGCCGACCTCGCCACGACCGCCCAGGTGCTCGCCGCCGTCGCCCGCCGGGAGAACCCCGATCTCGCGATCTTCGGCAACGTGTCGACCGACGGTGCGGGCGGAGTCATCCCGGTGATGGTCGCCGAGCACCTCGGCGTGGGAGCCCTGACGGCACTCACGACGCTCAACCTCGACGGCGCCGAGGTCCGAGGGTTGCGGGTGGCGGACGGAGCGGCCGCTGACGTGCGCGCCGCGCTGCCCGCGGTGGTGTCGATCACCGAGGCTTTCCCCGAAGCACGATTCCCCAACTTCAAGGGCATCATGGCCGCGAAGAAGAAGCCCTACGAGCAGTTCGCCCTCGCCGATCTCGACCTCGCCGTGCGGATCGACGAACCGAGGACCATCCTCGTCGCTGTCGCCCAGAAGCCCGCCCGCACGCAGGGCACCATCGTCGTCGACGCCGGAGATGGGGGCGAGCAGCTCGCCCAGTTCCTGCTGTCGAAGAAGCTCGTCTGA
- a CDS encoding electron transfer flavoprotein subunit alpha/FixB family protein, with amino-acid sequence MTAYPADAILVLTESADGTLTGSAAELLGAASLIGTPVALVVGDSEALPGLAAQAAKRGAARVITAAHPRDSELLGAPAVAALHAAFDDVRPSAVLAPHSIDGRDVAARFAVRAGLALIVDAVAVERDDEGIVARHSVYGGDFEAVSAATFAAPVITVRVGAIDARAEAAALDIRELSAPLPGDASATGAAPIRAAVSTDRPALRGARAVVSGGRGVGSAESFSLVERLADSLGAAVGASRAAVDAGYIPASHQVGQTGVSVSPELYVALGISGAIQHRAGMQTSKFIVAVNSDADAPIFQVADFGVVGDLFTVVPQLIEAIEAAKAARG; translated from the coding sequence ATGACCGCATACCCGGCAGACGCCATCCTCGTCCTCACCGAATCCGCCGACGGCACCCTCACCGGCAGCGCGGCTGAGCTTCTCGGTGCCGCATCGCTCATCGGCACTCCCGTCGCCCTCGTCGTGGGCGACAGCGAAGCTCTCCCCGGTCTCGCCGCACAGGCCGCCAAGCGTGGCGCCGCACGCGTGATCACGGCCGCGCACCCGCGTGACTCCGAGCTCCTCGGCGCACCGGCCGTCGCCGCCCTGCACGCCGCGTTCGACGACGTGCGCCCGAGCGCCGTGCTCGCACCTCACTCGATAGACGGGCGGGATGTCGCGGCGCGGTTCGCCGTGCGCGCGGGCCTCGCGCTCATCGTCGATGCGGTGGCAGTCGAGCGAGATGACGAGGGAATCGTCGCGCGGCACTCGGTCTACGGTGGCGACTTCGAAGCTGTGTCGGCGGCCACGTTCGCGGCGCCGGTCATCACCGTTCGCGTCGGAGCGATCGATGCGCGCGCAGAGGCCGCGGCTCTCGACATCCGAGAGCTCTCGGCACCCCTGCCGGGGGACGCGAGCGCCACCGGAGCGGCGCCGATTCGGGCCGCAGTCAGTACGGACCGTCCCGCGCTCCGCGGCGCTCGGGCGGTCGTCTCGGGCGGGCGAGGTGTCGGGTCCGCCGAGAGCTTCTCCCTCGTGGAGCGACTCGCCGACTCGCTGGGTGCCGCCGTCGGCGCCTCGCGCGCCGCAGTGGACGCGGGCTACATCCCCGCGTCTCACCAGGTGGGGCAGACGGGCGTGTCGGTCTCTCCCGAGCTGTATGTCGCTCTCGGAATCTCCGGCGCCATCCAGCACCGTGCCGGAATGCAGACCTCGAAGTTCATCGTCGCGGTGAATTCCGACGCGGACGCCCCGATCTTCCAGGTGGCCGACTTCGGGGTCGTAGGAGACCTCTTCACCGTCGTGCCGCAGCTCATCGAGGCGATCGAGGCAGCGAAGGCAGCACGAGGATGA
- a CDS encoding cytochrome b/b6 domain-containing protein, with protein sequence MTTTADATRIRRGLPRSPGGAQWPIVETPDDELLAVAETAAPEGIVHEATDAAPSAHPTGTAEVDSGHSQPDEPLVVAARGETLLRRGLPRVLGGSPWPPAGAARDRWARALAEAEGPSAVIAETIQADHAAHPSDEERGQSPVELTAQTRAASREPRRIGGIPLSRAVAIVAVALVLAVAAVLGAQWFRGQQFGMDFIETYPGATPLPDGAPEGLPAWLNWQHFLNAFLMVLIIKTGIQVRRETRPSAYWSPRWKPTRKISISIWLHQAVDLLWLVNGVIFVILLAATGQWVRVVPLDVGVLPNAVSAGIQYLSLDWPADENGWVHYNALQMLTYFTTIFIAAPLAALTGVRMSGIWPSGSERLNRLYPLEWARAVHFPVMLYFVAFIFVHVALVLSTGTLRNLNHMYAGQDATHWWGLVIFLVSVSVMALGAIVARPVVVAPIAKLFGSVTSR encoded by the coding sequence ATGACGACCACTGCGGATGCGACCCGGATCAGACGGGGGCTCCCGCGGTCCCCGGGGGGTGCGCAGTGGCCCATCGTCGAGACGCCCGACGACGAGCTTCTTGCCGTCGCTGAGACGGCCGCACCTGAGGGCATCGTGCATGAGGCGACGGACGCCGCGCCGTCCGCGCACCCGACCGGAACCGCGGAGGTCGACTCCGGGCACTCCCAGCCCGATGAGCCGCTGGTCGTCGCAGCGCGCGGGGAGACGCTGTTGCGTCGTGGACTTCCCCGCGTCTTGGGCGGCTCGCCCTGGCCTCCTGCTGGCGCAGCACGCGACAGGTGGGCGCGTGCACTCGCCGAGGCGGAGGGCCCTTCTGCGGTCATCGCCGAGACGATCCAGGCCGATCACGCGGCGCACCCCTCTGACGAGGAGCGAGGGCAGTCGCCCGTCGAGCTGACGGCGCAGACCCGTGCGGCATCCCGGGAACCCCGACGGATCGGAGGGATCCCCCTGTCGCGCGCGGTCGCGATCGTCGCCGTTGCGCTCGTTCTCGCGGTCGCCGCGGTGCTGGGGGCGCAGTGGTTCCGAGGGCAGCAGTTCGGCATGGACTTCATCGAGACCTATCCCGGCGCGACGCCCCTGCCCGACGGGGCTCCCGAGGGCCTCCCGGCGTGGCTCAACTGGCAGCACTTCCTCAACGCCTTCCTCATGGTGCTCATCATCAAGACGGGCATCCAGGTGCGCCGCGAGACCCGCCCCAGTGCCTACTGGTCGCCTCGGTGGAAGCCGACCCGCAAGATCTCCATCAGCATCTGGCTGCACCAGGCGGTAGACCTTCTCTGGCTCGTCAACGGCGTGATCTTCGTCATCCTGTTGGCCGCCACCGGTCAGTGGGTGCGCGTCGTGCCTCTCGATGTCGGCGTCCTTCCGAACGCGGTCAGCGCCGGCATCCAGTACCTGTCGCTGGACTGGCCCGCCGACGAGAACGGCTGGGTTCACTACAACGCCCTGCAGATGCTCACGTACTTCACCACGATCTTCATCGCGGCACCGCTGGCCGCTCTGACGGGGGTGCGCATGAGCGGGATCTGGCCTTCGGGGAGCGAACGACTCAACCGTCTGTACCCGCTCGAATGGGCTCGCGCTGTCCACTTCCCGGTGATGCTCTACTTCGTGGCGTTCATCTTCGTGCATGTCGCCCTGGTGCTGTCGACCGGAACGCTGCGCAACCTCAACCACATGTATGCGGGGCAGGATGCGACCCACTGGTGGGGGCTCGTGATCTTCCTCGTGAGCGTCAGCGTGATGGCTCTGGGGGCGATCGTAGCCAGGCCGGTTGTCGTCGCACCCATCGCCAAGCTCTTCGGCTCGGTCACGAGCCGCTGA
- the coaE gene encoding dephospho-CoA kinase (Dephospho-CoA kinase (CoaE) performs the final step in coenzyme A biosynthesis.) has translation MTRTADGPGPRLIALTGGIGAGKSTAASMLREWGAQVVDADRVAHDVLHPRDPRSSPLLQHLRELLGADVFTAEGELDRTAVSARIFADDDLRQRYVEALRPAISEAMRRALDGALTTGGIMPVVHEIPLLAGNAEDLPWSYAEIVTVEAADGIRIARLTASRGYGDEEARRRILAQGTRAAREHLADVIIENDGELTDLTAALEALWVRWTGASPSS, from the coding sequence GTGACGCGCACCGCAGACGGACCTGGACCGCGCCTGATCGCGCTGACCGGCGGCATCGGCGCAGGCAAGAGCACCGCAGCGTCGATGCTCCGCGAGTGGGGCGCCCAGGTGGTCGACGCCGATCGGGTGGCTCACGACGTGCTCCACCCGCGCGATCCCCGCAGCAGTCCGCTTCTCCAGCACCTGCGTGAACTGCTCGGCGCTGACGTCTTCACCGCCGAGGGCGAACTCGACCGAACCGCCGTCAGCGCACGGATCTTCGCCGACGACGATCTGCGACAGCGGTATGTGGAAGCGCTCCGCCCCGCCATCAGCGAGGCGATGCGACGTGCGCTCGACGGGGCGCTCACGACGGGCGGGATCATGCCGGTCGTCCACGAGATCCCTCTTCTGGCGGGCAACGCCGAAGACCTGCCATGGAGCTACGCCGAGATCGTGACCGTCGAAGCAGCGGACGGTATTCGGATCGCCCGACTCACCGCGAGTCGCGGGTACGGCGACGAGGAAGCCAGGAGGCGCATCCTCGCCCAGGGGACGCGTGCCGCTCGCGAGCACCTCGCTGACGTAATCATCGAGAACGACGGAGAACTCACCGACCTGACGGCAGCGCTCGAGGCGCTCTGGGTGCGCTGGACTGGCGCCTCGCCGTCGAGCTGA
- a CDS encoding alpha/beta fold hydrolase: MTAESDARPLGDPAPDYREAEARLLGLTGLERSDDRMIEVPGTDMRLHVIEIAGDDRIPVLLLHGMAAVTAAAIPLIPAFDGRRVIAPDWPGHGLSDAGTVPEFGLRDVPAPLLDAVLADAGVERAHLVGHSMGAQFALYYALERPEKVESLTILGTPGVALPGTRAPFSMRLMAFPGLANFFTRPVSRARYGRNSAMTLGKGTVDAWPTELVDAGWLASLRDEFRATARRYYRNLGRPELTLTAAELARIEVPVHALWGTTDVFMDADEGRERLASIPDLTFTEVRGGHAPWLNAPLESTEAVREFFRELP; encoded by the coding sequence GTGACAGCAGAATCCGACGCCCGCCCCTTGGGCGATCCCGCACCCGACTACCGCGAGGCCGAAGCGCGCCTGCTGGGCCTCACCGGCCTCGAACGCAGCGACGACCGCATGATCGAGGTGCCGGGCACCGACATGCGCCTGCACGTCATCGAGATCGCAGGCGACGACCGCATCCCCGTCCTCCTTCTGCACGGCATGGCTGCCGTGACGGCAGCGGCGATCCCCCTCATCCCCGCGTTCGACGGCCGCCGTGTGATCGCGCCCGACTGGCCGGGCCACGGTCTCTCGGATGCGGGCACCGTCCCCGAGTTCGGCCTGCGGGACGTGCCCGCGCCGCTGCTCGATGCGGTGCTCGCGGATGCCGGCGTCGAGCGCGCGCACCTCGTGGGGCACTCGATGGGCGCGCAGTTCGCGCTCTACTACGCACTCGAGCGACCCGAGAAGGTCGAGAGTCTCACCATCCTGGGCACCCCGGGCGTCGCCCTGCCGGGCACCCGCGCGCCGTTCTCGATGCGTCTGATGGCGTTCCCCGGCCTCGCGAACTTCTTCACGCGACCCGTGTCGCGTGCCCGTTACGGGCGCAACAGCGCGATGACGCTCGGTAAGGGAACCGTCGACGCCTGGCCCACCGAGCTCGTCGACGCGGGCTGGCTCGCGTCGCTGCGCGACGAGTTCCGTGCGACGGCACGGCGCTACTACCGCAACCTCGGCCGCCCGGAGCTGACCCTCACCGCCGCCGAGCTCGCCCGCATCGAGGTGCCCGTCCACGCCCTCTGGGGCACGACCGATGTGTTCATGGACGCCGACGAGGGCCGCGAGCGACTCGCTAGCATCCCCGACCTCACCTTCACCGAGGTGCGCGGCGGCCATGCGCCGTGGCTCAACGCCCCGCTCGAGTCGACCGAGGCCGTGCGCGAGTTCTTCCGCGAGCTGCCGTGA